One segment of Brassica napus cultivar Da-Ae chromosome C3, Da-Ae, whole genome shotgun sequence DNA contains the following:
- the LOC106368471 gene encoding probable aminotransferase TAT4, translated as MANNESVDWQFSGSDEGKAASEASLSTYTSKLFALCDPQGKPILPPRGETAETSHTAERAVVKAVLCGTGNAYAPSIGLPAAKRAVADYLNRDLPKKLSPDDVFMTVGCKQAIELAVDTLAKPNANILLPKPGYPSNLIRSIFKHLEVRNYEFLREEKYEIDLDSVRAAADENTFAIFIINPHNPNGNTYSEAHLKQLAVLARELGIMVVSDEVFRWSVFGSNPFVPMGKFSSIVPVVTLGSISKGWSVPGWRTGWIALHDLDGVFKSKNVLAAIKQFLDLNSKPPTVIQAAIPTILEKTGKDFFQRRQCFLKVATEFAYYKLKSIPSLTCYMKPEACTFFWTELNLSCFVDIEDDEDFCEKLAIEENLVLLPGIAFTLKNWVRHSIDMHIPTLEDAFDRLKSFCDRHSISGETPCKAVNGVN; from the exons atggcgAACAATGAAAGCGTTGATTGGCAGTTCAGTGGCAGCGATGAGGGCAAGGCCGCCTCAGAAGCCTCACTAAGCACTTACACCTCTAAACTCTTTGCTCTGTGCGATCCTCAAGGAAAGCCCATTTTGCCTCCACGAGGTGAAACTGCCGAGACTAGCCACACCGCTGAAAGGGCTGTTGTTAAAGCCGTCCTATGTGGCACTGGAAACGCCTATGCTCCCAGCATTGGCCTTCCGGCGGCCAAAAG GGCAGTAGCAGATTACCTAAACAGAGATCTTCCGAAGAAACTGTCACCTGATGACGTGTTTATGACCGTTGGATGCAAACAAGCCATCGAGCTTGCCGTTGATACATTGGCTAAACCAAATGCCAACATCTTGCTTCCCAAGCCAGGCTACCCAAGTAACTTAATCCGTTCCATCTTCAAGCACCTTGAGGTCCGCAATTACGAATTTCTTCGCGAAGAGAAGTATGAGATTGACCTTGACAGCGTCCGAGCGGCAGCGGATGAGAACACATTCgcaatatttataataaaccCGCACAATCCCAACGGGAACACCTACTCTGAAGCTCATCTCAAGCAG CTCGCTGTGTTGGCTCGGGAACTCGGGATAATGGTTGTTTCTGACGAAGTTTTTCGTTGGTCGGTGTTTGGGAGTAATCCCTTCGTTCCCATGGGCAAATTTTCGTCCATTGTACCGGTGGTTACACTCGGGTCCATATCGAAGGGATGGTCTGTCCCTGGATGGCGAACTGGCTGGATCGCGCTTCACGACCTAGATGGTGTCTTTAAATCCAAAAAT GTTTTAGCTGCTATAAAACAGTTCCTTGATCTAAATTCTAAACCACCAACTGTTATCCAG GCGGCCATTCCCACCATCTTGGAGAAAACTGGTAAAGATTTCTTCCAAAGGAGGCAGTGCTTTCTGAAAGTTGCAACCGAGTTTGCATATTATAAGCTCAAGAGCATACCTTCCCTCACCTGCTACATGAAACCTGAAGCATGCACCTTCTTTTGG ACCGAGCTGAACTTGTCATGCTTTGTGGAcattgaagatgatgaagactTCTGTGAAAAATTAGCTATTGAGGAAAACCTCGTCCTTTTACCTG GGATTGCTTTTACTCTGAAGAACTGGGTGAGGCATTCTATTGACATGCATATTCCAACTTTGGAGGATGCATTTGATAGATTGAAGAGCTTTTGTGATCGCCACTCCATTTCAGGTGAAACTCCATGCAAAGCTGTCAATGGTGTCAACTAA
- the LOC111200076 gene encoding glutamate receptor 3.2: MSCVLVLLSVIVLSGDGIISEGASRPHVVNVGAIFGLNTLHGKVAYIAMKAAEDDVNSDPSFLGGSKLRILMNDAKRSGFLSIIGALKFMETDVVAIIGPQTSIMAHVLSYIANELKVPMLSFTALDPSLSPLQFPFFVQTAPSDLFLMRAIAEMITYYGWSDVVALYNDDDNSRNGITSLGDELEGRRCKISYKAVLPLDVVITSPREIIDELTKIQGMESRVIIVHTFPKTGRMIFEEAKKLGMMEQGYVWIATTWLTSLLDSYSPLPPKKIEAIRGVLTLRIHTRESRKRRDFGARWNKLSNGTVGLNVYGLYAYDTVWIIARAVKSLLDSEANITFSSDSKLTSLKGGTLNLGALSIFDQGPQFLEFIVKTKMSGVTGPVQFLPDRSMLQPAYDIINIVGDGFKQIGYWSNHSGLSVIPPESLYSKPPNRSSSNQHLYNVTWPGGTSETPRGWVLPNNGRRLRIGVPNRASFKDFVSSVNGSNKVEGYSIDVFEAAIKLLPYPVAHEFVLFGDGLKNPNYNELVNNVSTGVFDAVVGDIAIVKRRIRIVDFTQPYIESGLVVVAAVTKLNDTPWAFLRPFTPPMWAVTAAFFLIIGSVIWVLEHRINDEFRGPPRSQVVTILWFTFSTMFFSHRENTVSTLGRVVLLIWLFVVLIITSSYTASLTSILTVQQLNSPIKGVDTLMSSSERVGFQVGSYAENYMIDELNIARSRLVALGSPKEYATALQNGTVSAIVDERPYVDLFLSEFCGFAIRGQAFTRSGWGFAFPRDSPLAVDMSTAILGLSETGQLQKIREKWLSKSNCSNLNGSHSDDDQEQLGLHSFWGLFLMCGVACFIALLIYFFKIVRDFCNDHKPVEEAIVPSPESSHSNTLHTFLAYFDEKEDKTKRRLKRKRDHELSVKFPRPM; this comes from the exons CGTTGAAATTCATGGAGACTGATGTTGTGGCTATAATTGGTCCTCAGACATCGATTATGGCTCATGTTCTGTCTTACATTGCAAATGAGCTTAAAGTACCTATGTTGTCATTCACAGCTCTAGACCCTAGTCTCTCGCCACTTCAGTTCCCCTTCTTTGTCCAAACAGCACCTAGCGATCTCTTTCTGATGCGTGCCATTGCGGAAATGATCACTTACTACGGTTGGTCAGACGTGGTTGCATTGTACAACGACGATGATAACAGCAGAAACGGTATAACATCTTTAGGCGACGAGCTTGAAGGAAGACGCTGCAAGATCTCTTACAAGGCGGTGCTTCCTCTGGATGTTGTGATCACAAGTCCTCGTGAGATCATAGATGAGTTAACCAAGATTCAAGGGATGGAGTCTCGTGTAATCATTGTGCACACGTTCCCTAAAACAGGTAGAATGATCTTTGAGGAAGCCAAGAAGCTTGGCATGATGGAGCAAGGCTATGTCTGGATAGCTACAACATGGTTGACTTCTCTGTTGGATTCATATAGCCCTTTACCACCCAAGAAGATTGAAGCCATTAGAGGGGTGCTCACTCTTCGTATCCACACTcgagaatcaagaaagagaagagactTTGGGGCACGGTGGAACAAGTTAAGTAATGGAACTGTGGGATTAAACGTTTATGGACTCTATGCATATGACACTGTTTGGATCATTGCTAGAGCTGTTAAGAGTCTTCTTGATAGTGAAGCTAACATTACCTTCTCCAGCGACTCTAAGTTAACAAGCTTGAAGGGAGGAACACTTAATCTAGGTGCATTGAGCATATTCGATCAGGGACCACAGTTTCTTGAATTTATTGTGAAGACAAAGATGTCTGGTGTCACAGGTCCAGTACAGTTTCTTCCAGACAGATCAATGCTTCAGCCTGCTTATGACATTATAAATATTGTCGGTGACGGGTTTAAGCAGATAGGTTACTGGTCTAACCATTCTGGTCTCTCTGTTATACCTCCTGAGTCACTATACAGCAAGCCTCCAAACCGTTCTAGCTCAAACCAGCATCTGTACAATGTGACTTGGCCTGGTGGGACGTCTGAGACGCCTCGTGGATGGGTGTTACCTAACAACGGGAGGAGATTGAGAATTGGTGTACCTAATAGAGCAAGCTTCAAGGACTTTGTGTCAAGTGTTAATGGAAGCAATAAAGTGGAAGGGTACTCCATTGATGTCTTTGAAGCTGCTATAAAACTGCTTCCTTATCCGGTCGCTCATGAGTTTGTCCTTTTTGGAGATGGTCTCAAGAACCCAAACTACAATGAACTTGTCAACAATGTCTCTACAGGG GTGTTTGATGCTGTGGTAGGTGACATAGCCATTGTTAAGAGACGAATAAGGATTGTAGACTTCACTCAGCCATACATAGAGTCAGGGCTTGTAGTGGTTGCTGCTGTCACAAAGCTAAATGATACTCCTTGGGCGTTCTTGAGACCTTTTACTCCTCCTATGTGGGCTGTAACAGCAGCTTTTTTCCTCATCATTGGATCAGTAATATGGGTTCTTGAACATAGGATCAATGATGAGTTCCGTGGACCGCCAAGGAGTCAAGTTGTTACAATACTCTG GTTCACCTTCTCGACCATGTTTTTCTCCCACA GAGAGAATACAGTGAGCACACTTGGTCGTGTTGTGTTGCTCATCTGGCTTTTTGTGGTTTTGATCATCACCTCAAGCTACACAGCTAGTCTTACATCGATTCTTACAGTGCAACAGCTTAACTCACCGATCAAAGGAGTAGACACACTCATGAGCAGCAGTGAACGTGTTGGGTTTCAGGTAGGTTCTTATGCTGAAAACTACATGATTGATGAGCTTAACATCGCCAGGTCCAGACTTGTGGCACTTGGCTCTCCAAAAGAATACGCTACAGCTCTTCAAAACGGAACTGTCTCTGCTATTGTTGATGAACGTCCTTACGTTGATCTCTTCCTCTCTGAGTTTTGTGGGTTCGCCATTAGAGGCCAAGCGTTCACCAGAAGTGGCTGGGGATTT GCATTCCCAAGAGACTCTCCGTTAGCTGTTGACATGTCAACAGCGATCTTAGGTCTGTCTGAAACAGGACAGCTTCAAAAGATACGTGAAAAGTGGCTTTCGAAATCTAACTGTAGTAATCTGAATGGTTCACACTCAGATGATGATCAAGAACAGCTTGGTCTCCATAGCTTCTGGGGGCTATTCCTTATGTGTGGGGTTGCTTGTTTCATCGCTCTCCTTATCTACTTCTTCAAGATAGTCCGAGACTTTTGCAACGACCACAAGCCTGTGGAAGAAGCTATAGTACCTTCGCCAGAAAGCTCGCATTCTAACACATTGCATACGTTTCTTGCTTACTTTGACGAGAAGGAAGACAAAACCAAGAGAAGGTTGAAGCGTAAACGGGATCATGAACTCTCTGTAAAGTTTCCTAGACCAATGTGA